From Acomys russatus chromosome 2, mAcoRus1.1, whole genome shotgun sequence, one genomic window encodes:
- the LOC127206710 gene encoding 60S ribosomal protein L21-like, producing MINTKGKRKGTHYMFSIPFRIHEVVPFITYMGIYRMGDIVDNKGMGTVQSGMPHKRYHSKILRVYNVTQHVGGIIVNNQVKGKIVTKKINVPIEHINHSKSRDIFLKRVKENDQKKKEAKETGTQVQLKRQPVPPRAAHFMRTDWKKPELLEPIP from the coding sequence ATGataaacacaaagggaaagaggaagggcacTCACTATATGTTCTCTATCCCTTTCAGGATACACGAGGTGGTTCCTTTTATCACATATATGGGAATCTACAGAATGGGTGATATTGTAGACAACAAGGGAATGGGCACTGTTCAAAGTGGGATGCCTCATAAGCGCTATCATAGCAAAATCTTAAGAGTCTACAATGTCACCCAGCATGTTGGGGGCATCATTGTGAACAACCAGGTTAAGGGCAAGATAGTCACCAAGAAAATCAATGTGCCCATTGAGCACATCAATCACTCTAAGAGCAGGGACATCTTCCTGAAGCGTGTGAAGGAGAAcgaccagaagaagaaggaagccaaggagaCGGGCACCCAGGTTCAGCTGAAACGCCAGCCTGTGCCACCCAGAGCAGCACACTTCATGAGGACTGACTggaagaagcctgagctgctggagcccattCCATAA